In Apis cerana isolate GH-2021 linkage group LG5, AcerK_1.0, whole genome shotgun sequence, a single genomic region encodes these proteins:
- the LOC107996557 gene encoding uncharacterized protein LOC107996557 isoform X2: protein MADDPNRDLLPVREGSCTDTFSSIDPRDRHCVIKLDRYQLEDRYLRLLEEANNLKKLTNCQEDKIKRLATKLMRVTASTRPCSLALNIYEDKNKIIALELENSKLKDKITVLKNQLLSHTISSRSSSKTRVRPSSGRITCRSESSRTKICCHCLDDDTSNVQSYLEKIEELESQKSEMCTRIIQLEKEVATYTTICQREKVADNVEYIKIWREMKQINDKLVTAENENGSLTAQIDDLKKKLDEKTKKNEIMASELLLEKKRIAEIDEQILKTKDSELSLREKNEQIKDLLKEVKILQQHNEELIILNSKYTKVELENKELKKKVIDQQHDQECLKTAVDNEQANIIALQTSNEQLLGKLEELQKNIENLTTYQAEKVESKDAQISICFSDMQISTLPTKHDLMCKNIEAQIKCRKCSELECEEISAVKIEKCKKCCEPIDNEDLHKNRLYNSHIKGNPVENKSMQTEIVKTTVMDGNDYNEIVASKKEILIKEVINSESQTLCSESMKHAMITDSQCYSLSPDKMLKFLEEAQIDRTEAIKQRSTATDIDYDILDEYQRQSSTEKKAKQETFELKLQHQSRKDKIVPLEKQSADPNKLISVLFNILQEYSLTCTIPKEASTLYRPAKRQKFPNIDNDVKTTVYNDDVSSISSSKKICCSPYKQEKIRKKISNPKKRHRIKIFNTCTCTNLLKCDGKCIHCCNASVKSLQNDASPYESWNKNEKKNAENAKDVSMNSPASLQDYVKHLDKYKEFMTEMNEIAESVQAMDPIQNFLQRERKSESETHCSLECPNIDCIDTSNNDSFPLVIAEGQGLVELHIVSLQLSTSAKQILFQEKDLGNVSLYVSWNIWNQETAYTPTLKCPKLNFNSSFVYRIPDLFSFFNYILLEFVIFQVNVYQEDNKSFIVARGKLCIKDILDYPQNKLHYIAPVNSVMPCTVGMNFGQLSLWVRLSCDIEKVEAFKKRRGIVDVEKPKKELEPKIVPKEEIVMEPKKVTTSEEEPEVFHYESNDSDEVQSVVLEKVPTLEEELTVMKETDEENKNSIKDPMMVNDVPLKWRTESNEETTEEEEFDERFIPKEEKLEPDLFFKERENDLDIDIEEEISNDTIKEVADVIVDKNWNMYKERSLQAAKDSLKIREPIDDESDNNEIEKDAIAIEIINMTLYPTSSVMQNPDYELLYVEYCFLGYCGADMETISVRKPSYPNQVFEFNFKKLFRISEDKYSMQSDILRAMLDNTTNPNIRFIVVCEPIPEETDMKECVEIGYANFNIRDYALGEAKKYNLLPIYDIEEHEQIGVLKVNRKLVNDYKVFYVK from the exons ATGGCAGATGATCCAAATCGAGACCTTTTGCCCGTCAGAGAAGGTTCTTGTACGGATACTTTTAGTAGTATAG ATCCCAGGGATCGGCATTGCGTAATTAAACTCGATCGTTATCAACTGGAGGATAGATATTTGCGATTACTCGAAGAAGCAAATAACTTGAAGAAACTAACAAATTGTCAGGaggataaaattaaacgattggCAACAAAGTTGATGAGAGTAACCGCAAGTACAAGACCATGTTCGCttgctttaaatatttatgaagataaaaataaaataatcgctCTTGAACTTGAGAACTCCAAG CTCAAAGATAAAATCACAGTGTTGAAAAATCAACTACTGAGTCATACGATAAGCAGTAGATCATCATCAAAAACTCGCGTGAGGCCGTCATCCGGGCGCAT AACTTGTCGTAGTGAAAGCAGCCGTACCAAAATATGTTGTCACTGTTTAGACGATGATACGTCCAACGTGCAAAGCTATCTTGAAAAAATCGAg GAGTTGGAATCGCAGAAAAGTGAAATGTGTACTCGGATAATTCAATTAGAGAAAGAGGTGGCCACTTATACTACTATTTGCCAAAGAGAGAAAGTAGCAGACAATGTCGAGTACATAAAGATTTGGCGAGAAATGAAGCAAATAAACGATAAACTAGTAACCGCCGAAAACGAGAACGGGTCATTGACCGCACAAATCGACGATCTGAAGAAGAAACTCGACGAGAAAACGAA GAAGAACGAAATTATGGCATCGGAGCTTTTATTGGAGAAGAAACGAATAGCGGAGATCGACGAGcaaatattgaaaacgaaAGATTCTGAACTTTCGTTACGAGAAAAGAACGAGCAGATAAAAGATCTCCTAAAAGAGGTAAAGATACTGCAGCAACACAACGAGGAGCTTATAATACTGAACTCGAAATATACAAAAGTGGAGTTAGAGAACAaggaattgaagaaaaaagtcATCGATCAACAACACGATCAAGAGTGTTTGAAAACTGCTGTTGATAACGAACAGGCTAATATCATCGCGCTGCAAACCTCGAACGAACAATTGTTGGGAAAACTCGAGGAACtgcagaaaaatatagaaaatttaacg acTTATCAAGCGGAGAAAGTGGAATCTAAGGACGCGCAGATATCGATATGTTTCTCTGATATGCAGATATCAACATTACCTACAAAGCATGATTTGATGTGCAAAAATATCGAGGCCCAAATAAAGTGCCGCAAGTGTTCCGAATTAGAATGCGAGGAGATAAGCGCAGTGAAAATAGAGAAATGCAAGAAATGTTGCGAACCAATAGACAACGAAGACTTACACAAGAACAGGTTGTATAATTCTCATATAAAGGGCAACCCAGTCGAGAATAAATCGATGCAAacagaaattgtaaaaacgaCCGTTATGGATGGGAACGATTATAACGAGATCGTAGCatctaagaaagaaatattgataaaagaagTTATAAATTCCGAATCGCAAACTCTATGCTCGGAAAGTATGAAACATGCTATGATCACAGATTCACAGTGCTATAGTTTGAGCCCGGACAAAATGTTGAAGTTTTTAGAAGAAGCACAAATAGATAGAACGGAAGCAATAAAACAGAGAAGCACGGCCACTGACattgattatgatattttgGATGAATATCAGAGACAAAG TTCTACAGAGAAAAAAGCAAAGCAAGAAACTTTTGAACTCAAACTTCAGCATCAGAGTAGGAAAGACAAGATAGTTCCTTTGGAAAAGCAATCGGCAGATCCGAATAAATTGATATCCGTACTGTTTAATATTCTTCAAGAGTATTCTTTGACTTGCACCATACCCAAGGAAGCCTCTACTCTCTATCGTCCTGCGAAACGTCAAAAATTTCCCAACATCGATAACGATGTAAAAACAACGGTATACAATGACGACGTGTCGAGCATCTCctcttcaaagaaaatttgttgcaGCCCTTACAAGCAAGAAaagataaggaaaaaaatttccaatccgAAGAAACGTCATCGAATCAAGATATTCAACACTTGCACTTGTACCAATTTGTTGAAATGTGATGGGAAATGTATTCATTGCTGCAATGCCTCGGTGAAATCG TTGCAGAATGATGCTTCTCCATACGAATcttggaataaaaatgaaaaaaaaaacgcagaGAATGCGAAGGATGTCTCGATGAATTCTCCAGCGTCGTTGCAGGATTACGTCAAGCATTTGGATAAATACAAGGAATTCATGACCGAG ATGAACGAAATTGCGGAGAGTGTACAGGCCATGGATCCGATACAAAATTTCTTGCAGCGAGAACGTAAATCCGAATCGGAAACCCATTGCAGCTTGGAATGTCCCAATATCGATTGCATCGATACTTCGAACAACGACTCGTTTCCATTGGTGATCGCGGAAGGTCAGGGTCTTGTCGAGCTTCACATCGTTTCCTTGCAACTTTCAACGTCC GCTAAGCAGATACTCTTCCAAGAGAAGGATCTTGGTAACGTGTCGTTATACGTGAGTTGGAACATTTGGAATCAAGAAACTGCCTACACGCCCACCCTCAAGTGCCCCAAATTGAACTTCAACTCATCGTTCGTATATCGGATCCCAGATCTGTTCTCCTTTTTCAACTATATCCTTCTAGAATTCGTCATATTTCAAGTGAACGTTTATCAAGAGGACAACAAAAGTTTTATAGTGGCCAGGGGAAAACTTTGCATCAAGGATATATTGGACTATCCTCAGAACAAGCTCCACTATATAGCCCCTGTGAACAGCGTGATGCCGTGCACGGTCGGCATGAATTTTGGCCAATTGTCCTTGTGGGTCAGATTGAGTTGCGATATCGAGAAGGTGGAGGCTTTCAAAAAGAGGCGTGGAATAGTGGATGTTGAGAAACCAAAGAAAGAATTGGAACCGAAAATTGTGCCGAAAGAAGAGATAGTAATGGAGCCGAAAAAAGTGACGACTTCTGAGGAAGAGCCCGAAGTGTTTCATTACGAATCAA ATGATTCTGACGAAGTGCAGTCGGTCGTCCTTGAAAAGGTCCCCACTTTGGAAGAGGAATTGACCGTGATGAAAGAGACCGatgaggaaaataaaaattctataaaggATCCTATGATGGTCAACGATGTCCCCCTTAAATGGAGAACCGAGTCGAATGAGGAAACGACGGAAGAAGAGGAATTTGACGAAAG ATTTATACCTAAAGAGGAGAAATTGGAGCcggatttattctttaaagaaagagagaac GATCTAGATATTGATATAGAGGAGGAAATATCAAACGACACGATTAAGGAAGTGGCCGACGTGATAGTGGACAAAAATTGGAACATGTATAAGGAACGGAGCCTTCAAGCTGCCAAGG ATTCCTTGAAAATCCGAGAACCTATAGACGATGAATCCGAtaataac gaaATTGAGAAGGATGCGATAGCCATCGAAATCATAAACATGACTCTGTATCCGACATCTTCTGTTATGCAGAATCCTGATTACGAACTACTTTACGTGGAGTATTGTTTCTTGGGTTATTGCGGCGCTGATATGGAAACGATTTCGGTGAGAAAACCATCCTATCCGAATCAGgtgtttgaatttaattttaagaaac TGTTTCGAATAAGCGAAGATAAGTATTCGATGCAAAGTGATATCTTACGTGCGATGTTGGACAATACTACTAATCCTAATATAAGATTCATTGTCGTTTGTGAACCAATTCCTGAAGAAACAGATATGAAAGAGTGTGTGGAAATAGG ATAcgctaattttaatataagagaTTATGCATTAGGAGAggctaaaaaatataacttgctTCCGATCTACGATATAGAGGAACACGAACAAATTGGTGTGTTAAAGGTAAATCGTAAACTGGTCAATGATTACAAAGTATTCtacgttaaataa
- the LOC107996557 gene encoding uncharacterized protein LOC107996557 isoform X1 gives MADDPNRDLLPVREGSCTDTFSSIDPRDRHCVIKLDRYQLEDRYLRLLEEANNLKKLTNCQEDKIKRLATKLMRVTASTRPCSLALNIYEDKNKIIALELENSKLKDKITVLKNQLLSHTISSRSSSKTRVRPSSGRITCRSESSRTKICCHCLDDDTSNVQSYLEKIEELESQKSEMCTRIIQLEKEVATYTTICQREKVADNVEYIKIWREMKQINDKLVTAENENGSLTAQIDDLKKKLDEKTKKNEIMASELLLEKKRIAEIDEQILKTKDSELSLREKNEQIKDLLKEVKILQQHNEELIILNSKYTKVELENKELKKKVIDQQHDQECLKTAVDNEQANIIALQTSNEQLLGKLEELQKNIENLTTYQAEKVESKDAQISICFSDMQISTLPTKHDLMCKNIEAQIKCRKCSELECEEISAVKIEKCKKCCEPIDNEDLHKNRLYNSHIKGNPVENKSMQTEIVKTTVMDGNDYNEIVASKKEILIKEVINSESQTLCSESMKHAMITDSQCYSLSPDKMLKFLEEAQIDRTEAIKQRSTATDIDYDILDEYQRQSSTEKKAKQETFELKLQHQSRKDKIVPLEKQSADPNKLISVLFNILQEYSLTCTIPKEASTLYRPAKRQKFPNIDNDVKTTVYNDDVSSISSSKKICCSPYKQEKIRKKISNPKKRHRIKIFNTCTCTNLLKCDGKCIHCCNASVKSLQNDASPYESWNKNEKKNAENAKDVSMNSPASLQDYVKHLDKYKEFMTEMNEIAESVQAMDPIQNFLQRERKSESETHCSLECPNIDCIDTSNNDSFPLVIAEGQGLVELHIVSLQLSTSAKQILFQEKDLGNVSLYVSWNIWNQETAYTPTLKCPKLNFNSSFVYRIPDLFSFFNYILLEFVIFQVNVYQEDNKSFIVARGKLCIKDILDYPQNKLHYIAPVNSVMPCTVGMNFGQLSLWVRLSCDIEKVEAFKKRRGIVDVEKPKKELEPKIVPKEEIVMEPKKVTTSEEEPEVFHYESNDSDEVQSVVLEKVPTLEEELTVMKETDEENKNSIKDPMMVNDVPLKWRTESNEETTEEEEFDERFIPKEEKLEPDLFFKERENDLDIDIEEEISNDTIKEVADVIVDKNWNMYKERSLQAAKDSLKIREPIDDESDNNEIEKDAIAIEIINMTLYPTSSVMQNPDYELLYVEYCFLGYCGADMETISVRKPSYPNQVFEFNFKKLFRISEDKYSMQSDILRAMLDNTTNPNIRFIVVCEPIPEETDMKECVEIGYANFNIRDYALGEAKKYNLLPIYDIEEHEQIGVLKISVLGLDAIRQRLAKRGSIIL, from the exons ATGGCAGATGATCCAAATCGAGACCTTTTGCCCGTCAGAGAAGGTTCTTGTACGGATACTTTTAGTAGTATAG ATCCCAGGGATCGGCATTGCGTAATTAAACTCGATCGTTATCAACTGGAGGATAGATATTTGCGATTACTCGAAGAAGCAAATAACTTGAAGAAACTAACAAATTGTCAGGaggataaaattaaacgattggCAACAAAGTTGATGAGAGTAACCGCAAGTACAAGACCATGTTCGCttgctttaaatatttatgaagataaaaataaaataatcgctCTTGAACTTGAGAACTCCAAG CTCAAAGATAAAATCACAGTGTTGAAAAATCAACTACTGAGTCATACGATAAGCAGTAGATCATCATCAAAAACTCGCGTGAGGCCGTCATCCGGGCGCAT AACTTGTCGTAGTGAAAGCAGCCGTACCAAAATATGTTGTCACTGTTTAGACGATGATACGTCCAACGTGCAAAGCTATCTTGAAAAAATCGAg GAGTTGGAATCGCAGAAAAGTGAAATGTGTACTCGGATAATTCAATTAGAGAAAGAGGTGGCCACTTATACTACTATTTGCCAAAGAGAGAAAGTAGCAGACAATGTCGAGTACATAAAGATTTGGCGAGAAATGAAGCAAATAAACGATAAACTAGTAACCGCCGAAAACGAGAACGGGTCATTGACCGCACAAATCGACGATCTGAAGAAGAAACTCGACGAGAAAACGAA GAAGAACGAAATTATGGCATCGGAGCTTTTATTGGAGAAGAAACGAATAGCGGAGATCGACGAGcaaatattgaaaacgaaAGATTCTGAACTTTCGTTACGAGAAAAGAACGAGCAGATAAAAGATCTCCTAAAAGAGGTAAAGATACTGCAGCAACACAACGAGGAGCTTATAATACTGAACTCGAAATATACAAAAGTGGAGTTAGAGAACAaggaattgaagaaaaaagtcATCGATCAACAACACGATCAAGAGTGTTTGAAAACTGCTGTTGATAACGAACAGGCTAATATCATCGCGCTGCAAACCTCGAACGAACAATTGTTGGGAAAACTCGAGGAACtgcagaaaaatatagaaaatttaacg acTTATCAAGCGGAGAAAGTGGAATCTAAGGACGCGCAGATATCGATATGTTTCTCTGATATGCAGATATCAACATTACCTACAAAGCATGATTTGATGTGCAAAAATATCGAGGCCCAAATAAAGTGCCGCAAGTGTTCCGAATTAGAATGCGAGGAGATAAGCGCAGTGAAAATAGAGAAATGCAAGAAATGTTGCGAACCAATAGACAACGAAGACTTACACAAGAACAGGTTGTATAATTCTCATATAAAGGGCAACCCAGTCGAGAATAAATCGATGCAAacagaaattgtaaaaacgaCCGTTATGGATGGGAACGATTATAACGAGATCGTAGCatctaagaaagaaatattgataaaagaagTTATAAATTCCGAATCGCAAACTCTATGCTCGGAAAGTATGAAACATGCTATGATCACAGATTCACAGTGCTATAGTTTGAGCCCGGACAAAATGTTGAAGTTTTTAGAAGAAGCACAAATAGATAGAACGGAAGCAATAAAACAGAGAAGCACGGCCACTGACattgattatgatattttgGATGAATATCAGAGACAAAG TTCTACAGAGAAAAAAGCAAAGCAAGAAACTTTTGAACTCAAACTTCAGCATCAGAGTAGGAAAGACAAGATAGTTCCTTTGGAAAAGCAATCGGCAGATCCGAATAAATTGATATCCGTACTGTTTAATATTCTTCAAGAGTATTCTTTGACTTGCACCATACCCAAGGAAGCCTCTACTCTCTATCGTCCTGCGAAACGTCAAAAATTTCCCAACATCGATAACGATGTAAAAACAACGGTATACAATGACGACGTGTCGAGCATCTCctcttcaaagaaaatttgttgcaGCCCTTACAAGCAAGAAaagataaggaaaaaaatttccaatccgAAGAAACGTCATCGAATCAAGATATTCAACACTTGCACTTGTACCAATTTGTTGAAATGTGATGGGAAATGTATTCATTGCTGCAATGCCTCGGTGAAATCG TTGCAGAATGATGCTTCTCCATACGAATcttggaataaaaatgaaaaaaaaaacgcagaGAATGCGAAGGATGTCTCGATGAATTCTCCAGCGTCGTTGCAGGATTACGTCAAGCATTTGGATAAATACAAGGAATTCATGACCGAG ATGAACGAAATTGCGGAGAGTGTACAGGCCATGGATCCGATACAAAATTTCTTGCAGCGAGAACGTAAATCCGAATCGGAAACCCATTGCAGCTTGGAATGTCCCAATATCGATTGCATCGATACTTCGAACAACGACTCGTTTCCATTGGTGATCGCGGAAGGTCAGGGTCTTGTCGAGCTTCACATCGTTTCCTTGCAACTTTCAACGTCC GCTAAGCAGATACTCTTCCAAGAGAAGGATCTTGGTAACGTGTCGTTATACGTGAGTTGGAACATTTGGAATCAAGAAACTGCCTACACGCCCACCCTCAAGTGCCCCAAATTGAACTTCAACTCATCGTTCGTATATCGGATCCCAGATCTGTTCTCCTTTTTCAACTATATCCTTCTAGAATTCGTCATATTTCAAGTGAACGTTTATCAAGAGGACAACAAAAGTTTTATAGTGGCCAGGGGAAAACTTTGCATCAAGGATATATTGGACTATCCTCAGAACAAGCTCCACTATATAGCCCCTGTGAACAGCGTGATGCCGTGCACGGTCGGCATGAATTTTGGCCAATTGTCCTTGTGGGTCAGATTGAGTTGCGATATCGAGAAGGTGGAGGCTTTCAAAAAGAGGCGTGGAATAGTGGATGTTGAGAAACCAAAGAAAGAATTGGAACCGAAAATTGTGCCGAAAGAAGAGATAGTAATGGAGCCGAAAAAAGTGACGACTTCTGAGGAAGAGCCCGAAGTGTTTCATTACGAATCAA ATGATTCTGACGAAGTGCAGTCGGTCGTCCTTGAAAAGGTCCCCACTTTGGAAGAGGAATTGACCGTGATGAAAGAGACCGatgaggaaaataaaaattctataaaggATCCTATGATGGTCAACGATGTCCCCCTTAAATGGAGAACCGAGTCGAATGAGGAAACGACGGAAGAAGAGGAATTTGACGAAAG ATTTATACCTAAAGAGGAGAAATTGGAGCcggatttattctttaaagaaagagagaac GATCTAGATATTGATATAGAGGAGGAAATATCAAACGACACGATTAAGGAAGTGGCCGACGTGATAGTGGACAAAAATTGGAACATGTATAAGGAACGGAGCCTTCAAGCTGCCAAGG ATTCCTTGAAAATCCGAGAACCTATAGACGATGAATCCGAtaataac gaaATTGAGAAGGATGCGATAGCCATCGAAATCATAAACATGACTCTGTATCCGACATCTTCTGTTATGCAGAATCCTGATTACGAACTACTTTACGTGGAGTATTGTTTCTTGGGTTATTGCGGCGCTGATATGGAAACGATTTCGGTGAGAAAACCATCCTATCCGAATCAGgtgtttgaatttaattttaagaaac TGTTTCGAATAAGCGAAGATAAGTATTCGATGCAAAGTGATATCTTACGTGCGATGTTGGACAATACTACTAATCCTAATATAAGATTCATTGTCGTTTGTGAACCAATTCCTGAAGAAACAGATATGAAAGAGTGTGTGGAAATAGG ATAcgctaattttaatataagagaTTATGCATTAGGAGAggctaaaaaatataacttgctTCCGATCTACGATATAGAGGAACACGAACAAATTGGTGTGTTAAAG ATCTCTGTATTAGGTCTCGATGCGATACGCCAACGATTAGCGAAACGTGGatctatcatattataa